The Thermoclostridium stercorarium subsp. stercorarium DSM 8532 genome contains a region encoding:
- the flgK gene encoding flagellar hook-associated protein FlgK has translation MSTGFSGLTTAVTGMHNNQKALEVTGHNISNLNTKGYTRQQAILATANSRYIVNNWVELGSKVQEIRQIRNSFLDGIYRREANALGYWEARYNGISELESILGEPMTDGLQSILNEFWNAWQELAKSPESLTVRALVRQRAEALVYHLNHIGYQIDKLQEDINNEIIKGIEKVNSITKQIAELNVLIAKAIAANNNPNDYYDQRNLLVDQLSDLIKVEVYEHPDGYMDILVGGYYLVSKTSHTNLVAVQNAPLSHFVVPVIEDLGVEIDPGMGRIKGLMEARGMVSGAKGSYDNGTPNTTCDVTFAVDLSSASSGYLADLQNSIEKYVSELKSNGLEYNLRLVTFNAGTVSNIDFGNNTDDFISAVKSLNISGGGALDFGTVVSNVAGTGPFAEGANRYLVVFSAEALSTTGNLDDYISTLTKNNIQVSVIGTDAGWNSVVKATGGSVYNITADDYSSLMSKVGTDTAADVNKRIATVEESMNIISNVKKMLNAMVNIVLREVNRLHMSGYTLDGKPGGALFETIDPSRPLEMGNIKLSDSLLDLNSIVASSTDANGDNVIAMKIAKLRNESIMASYNQTLSVDSYYQQIILTVGNIGNESRQYVESQQVLVNAAENERQSLMGVSLDEEMGNLIKYKYAYNSATKIVNVINEMLETIIYRTGIVGR, from the coding sequence GTGTCAACCGGTTTCTCAGGATTAACTACTGCCGTAACGGGAATGCACAATAACCAGAAAGCTCTTGAGGTAACAGGTCATAATATATCCAACCTGAACACAAAGGGATACACAAGGCAGCAGGCCATTCTTGCGACGGCCAACAGCCGGTACATTGTAAACAACTGGGTTGAACTGGGCTCGAAGGTTCAGGAGATACGCCAGATACGCAATTCCTTCCTTGACGGGATTTACCGCAGGGAGGCAAATGCCCTCGGATACTGGGAAGCGCGGTACAACGGCATAAGTGAACTTGAATCCATTCTGGGCGAGCCGATGACCGATGGCCTGCAAAGCATCCTGAATGAATTCTGGAATGCATGGCAGGAACTGGCAAAGTCTCCCGAAAGTTTAACGGTAAGAGCACTGGTAAGGCAGAGGGCCGAAGCGCTGGTTTATCATCTTAACCACATTGGTTATCAGATAGACAAGCTTCAGGAAGACATAAACAACGAAATTATAAAGGGCATTGAGAAGGTGAACAGCATAACAAAGCAGATTGCCGAACTCAATGTTTTAATTGCCAAGGCAATTGCGGCCAACAATAACCCCAATGACTACTATGACCAGCGCAATTTACTGGTTGATCAGCTTTCAGATCTTATTAAGGTTGAAGTTTACGAACATCCCGACGGATATATGGATATTCTGGTGGGAGGCTATTACCTTGTAAGCAAGACAAGCCACACCAATTTGGTTGCCGTGCAGAATGCGCCGTTGTCGCATTTTGTTGTGCCTGTGATTGAAGATCTTGGGGTTGAAATAGATCCGGGCATGGGCAGAATAAAAGGCCTGATGGAGGCGCGGGGAATGGTCAGCGGCGCCAAGGGGAGCTATGACAACGGCACTCCGAACACCACCTGCGATGTAACCTTTGCTGTGGATTTGTCCAGTGCCTCGTCCGGATACCTGGCTGATCTGCAAAACAGCATAGAAAAATATGTCAGTGAACTTAAGAGTAACGGGCTGGAATATAACCTCAGGCTTGTTACGTTTAACGCCGGAACTGTCAGCAATATTGATTTTGGGAATAATACAGATGATTTTATTAGCGCTGTTAAAAGCTTAAATATTTCCGGCGGTGGAGCGCTGGATTTTGGGACTGTGGTTTCAAACGTGGCCGGAACAGGGCCGTTTGCCGAAGGAGCCAACAGATATCTGGTTGTATTCTCAGCCGAAGCCCTGAGCACCACCGGTAATCTGGACGATTATATAAGCACGCTGACGAAGAATAATATTCAGGTTTCGGTAATAGGTACGGATGCGGGCTGGAACAGCGTTGTCAAAGCCACCGGCGGATCGGTTTATAATATAACTGCTGACGATTATTCCTCGCTTATGTCCAAAGTGGGAACCGATACCGCCGCCGACGTGAACAAGCGCATCGCCACCGTGGAAGAGTCGATGAATATAATCTCGAATGTGAAGAAAATGCTGAATGCGATGGTGAATATCGTACTACGGGAAGTAAACCGCCTCCATATGTCAGGTTATACGCTGGACGGAAAACCGGGCGGAGCGTTGTTTGAAACAATAGATCCGTCCAGGCCGCTTGAAATGGGAAATATTAAGTTGTCCGATTCCCTGCTGGATTTGAACAGCATTGTTGCGTCTTCCACCGACGCTAACGGCGACAACGTTATAGCGATGAAAATAGCAAAACTTCGCAATGAAAGCATTATGGCAAGCTACAACCAGACTTTGAGCGTCGATTCCTACTACCAGCAGATAATTCTCACTGTGGGGAATATCGGAAACGAATCAAGACAGTATGTGGAAAGCCAGCAGGTGCTTGTAAATGCCGCCGAAAACGAACGGCAGTCCCTGATGGGCGTTTCGCTGGACGAAGAAATGGGCAACCTGATCAAATATAAATATGCATACAACTCCGCGACGAAAATAGTGAACGTTATAAACGAAATGCTCGAAACGATAATTTACAGGACCGGAATTGTGGGAAGGTAA
- the csrA gene encoding carbon storage regulator CsrA — MLVLSRKKGQSIIIGNDIEISVIDIQGEQVRIGINAPRTVAVYRKEVYEEIINENREAATIPVNPEIIKGIKINRNENQKYGEEENKS, encoded by the coding sequence ATGCTTGTACTGTCAAGAAAGAAAGGCCAGTCGATAATTATAGGGAATGACATAGAAATTTCGGTCATAGACATCCAGGGTGAGCAGGTACGTATAGGGATAAACGCGCCGAGAACGGTGGCAGTTTACAGGAAGGAAGTCTATGAAGAAATTATAAACGAAAACAGGGAAGCCGCCACAATTCCTGTTAATCCTGAAATAATTAAGGGTATAAAGATTAACAGGAACGAAAACCAAAAATATGGCGAAGAAGAAAATAAAAGCTAA
- a CDS encoding ATP-dependent RecD-like DNA helicase, which produces MERIEGIVEDIIFCNRDNWYTVCDIRSGRRLITVVGYMPDIAIGETVVVSGTWTVHQDYGKQLKVETCERVLPTTTDAIYKYLASGIIKGIGETTAKKIVDRFGEDTLRILQFEPQRLSEIKGISEEKALQIGQAFIEREQMRQIVMFLQKYGISATYAVKVWKKFGNEAVNEIKRNPYRLTDEDINIGFKIADRVAISMGIDIESEFRIASGIQYALSKAVQDGHVYLPSDVLIPYASRLLDVSAEAVERVLSGLIFEESVCIEKTPEEDRVYLSPFFKAEQCVARKLAVLSSIGPKKNILNLEKLLEEVQEEQRIEYTAEQLEAIRCSATESILVVTGGPGTGKTTLIRGIISIFEKSGLEIVLAAPTGRAAKRMTEATGKEAKTIHRLLEMEFSVDESYREFRKNERDPIKADAIIIDEMSMVDILLMHSLLKAVEPGTRLILVGDVDQLPSVGPGKVLGDIIESECLKVIRLNTVFRQAGESSIVINAHRINKGIFPEFSMSEGDFFFIPRSTPKATAQAVLELCTARIPEKFGLDPMKDIQVLSPSKKGDAGIYNLNALLQQCLNPPESGVREKNFRGVVFRENDRVMQIKNNYNLPWTMEDKNRKVVSGEGVFNGDMGIIREIDPENDYLTVLFDDGKIVEYSFDMLDELEHSYAITVHKSQGSEFPAVVVALSGVPPMLRLRNLLYTAITRARQLVVIVGDIEILRQMVNNATERERYTGLKERLIRYFE; this is translated from the coding sequence TTGGAGAGAATAGAAGGAATTGTGGAAGATATTATATTTTGCAATAGGGACAACTGGTATACCGTATGTGATATACGCTCGGGGAGAAGGCTTATAACCGTGGTGGGTTATATGCCCGACATTGCCATTGGCGAAACGGTTGTTGTAAGCGGGACGTGGACGGTACATCAGGACTATGGGAAACAGCTGAAGGTTGAGACCTGTGAAAGAGTGCTTCCGACGACGACCGATGCCATATATAAGTACCTCGCGTCGGGTATAATTAAGGGAATTGGCGAAACAACGGCGAAAAAAATTGTTGACAGGTTCGGCGAGGACACGTTAAGGATTTTGCAGTTCGAACCGCAGCGCCTGTCCGAGATAAAGGGAATCAGTGAAGAGAAGGCTTTACAGATTGGACAGGCTTTTATTGAAAGGGAACAGATGCGGCAAATCGTGATGTTCCTTCAGAAATACGGAATTTCAGCCACTTATGCCGTAAAAGTATGGAAAAAGTTCGGAAATGAAGCCGTTAATGAAATAAAACGCAATCCATACCGACTGACCGATGAGGATATAAATATCGGATTTAAAATTGCGGACCGTGTTGCAATATCGATGGGAATTGATATCGAATCCGAATTCAGAATTGCCAGCGGAATCCAGTACGCGTTGTCGAAAGCGGTGCAGGACGGGCATGTGTATCTGCCGTCCGATGTACTGATACCATATGCCTCAAGGCTTCTGGATGTGTCAGCCGAAGCGGTGGAAAGAGTCCTGTCAGGCCTTATCTTTGAAGAAAGCGTCTGTATTGAAAAAACGCCCGAGGAAGACAGGGTATATCTGTCCCCATTTTTCAAAGCCGAGCAGTGCGTGGCAAGGAAACTTGCAGTTTTAAGCAGCATAGGGCCGAAAAAGAATATATTGAATCTGGAAAAGCTGCTTGAGGAAGTCCAGGAAGAACAGCGTATTGAATACACCGCAGAACAGCTTGAGGCAATACGCTGTTCGGCCACGGAAAGCATACTGGTTGTTACCGGCGGCCCCGGAACGGGTAAAACCACGCTTATAAGGGGTATTATATCGATATTTGAAAAAAGCGGCCTGGAAATTGTTTTAGCGGCACCTACCGGGAGGGCGGCAAAAAGGATGACCGAGGCCACGGGCAAAGAGGCAAAAACCATTCACCGCCTTCTTGAGATGGAGTTCTCAGTGGATGAAAGCTACAGGGAATTCAGGAAGAATGAGCGGGATCCGATAAAGGCCGATGCCATAATTATAGACGAAATGTCAATGGTTGACATTCTGCTTATGCATTCGTTGCTTAAGGCGGTTGAACCCGGTACAAGGCTTATTCTGGTCGGAGACGTGGACCAGCTTCCGTCGGTGGGACCGGGAAAGGTACTGGGCGACATAATTGAAAGCGAATGCCTTAAAGTCATACGGTTAAACACGGTTTTCAGGCAGGCCGGTGAAAGTTCCATCGTCATTAACGCCCACAGGATAAACAAAGGTATCTTTCCGGAATTTAGTATGTCCGAAGGAGATTTTTTCTTTATCCCGAGAAGCACGCCGAAAGCAACGGCACAGGCCGTACTGGAGCTATGCACGGCTCGGATTCCTGAGAAATTCGGCCTGGACCCGATGAAAGACATCCAGGTGCTGTCGCCGTCGAAAAAAGGTGATGCGGGGATTTACAACCTGAACGCTCTGTTGCAGCAGTGCCTGAACCCGCCGGAATCAGGAGTGAGGGAAAAAAACTTCAGGGGCGTGGTTTTCAGGGAAAATGACAGGGTAATGCAGATAAAGAATAACTACAATTTGCCATGGACGATGGAGGACAAAAACCGAAAGGTTGTAAGCGGTGAAGGCGTATTCAACGGAGATATGGGCATAATCCGGGAAATTGACCCGGAAAATGATTATTTGACTGTCCTGTTTGATGACGGGAAAATTGTGGAATACAGTTTCGACATGCTGGATGAACTGGAGCATTCATATGCGATTACCGTTCACAAAAGCCAGGGAAGTGAGTTCCCCGCGGTGGTTGTAGCGCTGTCGGGCGTCCCGCCGATGCTGCGGTTAAGAAACCTTTTATACACCGCAATAACCAGAGCGCGGCAGCTTGTAGTAATCGTAGGCGATATTGAAATACTGAGGCAGATGGTTAATAACGCTACCGAAAGGGAGAGGTATACAGGGCTGAAAGAAAGGCTGATACGGTATTTTGAATGA
- the flgM gene encoding flagellar biosynthesis anti-sigma factor FlgM produces the protein MKIWGDNPKIYGVYNKPGPTGKFTQKDVVASKKDEFSISGLAKEYQVAMRALRNIPDIREDKVKEISRKIERGEYYVSAEDIAEKLIQTLLKEKI, from the coding sequence ATGAAAATTTGGGGAGATAATCCCAAAATTTACGGTGTCTACAACAAGCCGGGCCCGACAGGAAAGTTCACGCAAAAAGACGTTGTTGCTTCAAAAAAGGACGAGTTCAGCATTTCAGGGCTTGCGAAAGAGTACCAGGTTGCAATGAGGGCTCTGCGGAACATCCCCGATATCAGAGAGGACAAAGTGAAGGAAATTTCCCGGAAAATCGAAAGAGGGGAATACTACGTAAGTGCCGAGGATATTGCCGAAAAACTGATCCAAACTCTGTTGAAGGAAAAAATTTAG
- a CDS encoding flagellar operon protein YvyF codes for MPEIRYCKECHRIFQYMGGPVLCSYCRKKDDEEFEKVRAFLKEYPGATMQEVSNATGVKPSKINRWLKEERLEVSEGSPVALNCERCGVRIRSGRFCIECSKMLAREMMQASGDLRQRLGRERVPFEKDEFGLYYKHKNET; via the coding sequence ATGCCTGAAATAAGATATTGCAAAGAATGCCATAGAATATTCCAGTATATGGGTGGCCCCGTCTTATGCAGTTACTGCAGGAAGAAGGATGATGAGGAATTTGAAAAGGTCAGGGCGTTTTTAAAGGAATATCCCGGCGCAACCATGCAGGAGGTATCGAACGCTACCGGTGTAAAGCCCAGTAAAATTAACCGCTGGCTTAAGGAAGAGCGTCTTGAGGTCAGTGAAGGCAGTCCTGTTGCGCTGAACTGTGAAAGATGCGGTGTGAGGATACGCAGCGGAAGGTTTTGCATAGAGTGTTCCAAGATGCTGGCAAGGGAAATGATGCAGGCAAGCGGTGACCTTCGTCAGCGTCTGGGGAGAGAGAGAGTACCGTTTGAGAAGGACGAGTTTGGACTGTATTATAAACATAAAAACGAGACATAA
- a CDS encoding ComF family protein, producing the protein MKRNKEDSTNVSAEVLMQTRRISKAEYFLRLLFPARCICCDRILPFDIPLEICDECKKDIRFLRNFEHIFPAGSNIRKVYSAFEYEGNVREAIHRLKFGETPHNASVLVDLSFPFLESFLKNETFKSVMKYDIIIPTPLHPRRKRQRGYNQSELIASRLSYHMNVPALKGVLVKKINTPPQSRLGRGERLINLVGVFSVKKPGLVKGRRILLVDDIMTTGSTLEHCAKALKNAGAAYIDAYVVAIRHRS; encoded by the coding sequence ATGAAAAGGAACAAAGAGGACAGTACAAATGTTTCCGCGGAGGTGCTCATGCAGACCCGGAGAATTTCCAAAGCCGAGTATTTTTTAAGGCTTCTTTTTCCGGCGAGATGCATATGCTGCGACCGAATACTGCCGTTTGACATACCCCTCGAAATATGCGATGAATGCAAAAAGGATATAAGATTTCTGAGAAATTTCGAGCATATATTCCCTGCGGGCAGCAATATCCGCAAAGTATACTCTGCGTTTGAATACGAAGGTAATGTAAGAGAAGCTATTCACCGCCTTAAATTCGGCGAAACCCCGCACAATGCATCGGTTCTGGTTGATTTATCCTTTCCTTTCCTTGAAAGTTTTCTCAAAAATGAAACCTTTAAGTCTGTTATGAAATATGATATAATAATACCGACCCCGTTACACCCAAGAAGAAAACGGCAAAGAGGGTATAACCAGTCGGAACTCATTGCCTCGCGGCTTTCTTATCATATGAATGTGCCCGCGCTAAAAGGTGTTCTTGTTAAAAAAATCAACACTCCTCCTCAAAGCAGGCTGGGACGTGGAGAGCGTTTAATAAATCTTGTCGGGGTTTTTTCCGTAAAGAAGCCTGGTTTGGTTAAAGGCCGGAGAATACTTCTTGTTGACGATATAATGACAACAGGAAGCACGCTTGAACATTGTGCGAAGGCATTAAAAAATGCCGGAGCTGCGTATATTGACGCGTATGTAGTCGCAATACGGCACAGGTCATAA
- the fliW gene encoding flagellar assembly protein FliW encodes MQLNTKHFGVIEVDEKEILYFPSGIPGFENVRKFVLLGRQEADSPFFWLQCVDKPDLAFVVTDPFYIKEDYYVDVDDEEIAEIEINDPENVLTLAIVTIPEDIRFMTVNLKAPVLINMKNNMGKQVIMKNDTFPVRYYILTGGSEPPR; translated from the coding sequence ATGCAGCTTAACACAAAGCATTTTGGCGTTATTGAAGTGGATGAGAAAGAAATCCTGTATTTTCCGTCTGGAATACCAGGGTTTGAGAATGTCAGGAAGTTTGTTCTGCTGGGAAGGCAGGAGGCCGACAGCCCTTTTTTCTGGCTCCAGTGTGTTGATAAACCCGATCTGGCGTTTGTTGTAACCGATCCGTTTTATATTAAGGAAGATTATTATGTGGACGTGGACGATGAGGAAATAGCCGAAATTGAGATAAACGATCCCGAAAATGTGCTGACGCTGGCCATTGTAACAATTCCTGAAGACATACGGTTTATGACGGTGAACCTTAAAGCGCCGGTTCTGATCAATATGAAAAACAACATGGGAAAACAGGTAATAATGAAAAATGACACCTTTCCTGTGAGATATTATATATTGACCGGGGGAAGTGAACCGCCGCGATAA
- the flgL gene encoding flagellar hook-associated protein FlgL: MRITNNMLINNMLSNLSNSLNRVSKYQNQVASKKKISLPSDDPIVASRALKLRTDVAEIEQYKRNVDDAESWMEITETTIMQIENVMQRARELTVDAANGTKTPEDMAKIKAEIEQLKAQMIQLANTTYSGRYIFSGFKTDKALLDEQGNFLIEVSDDEKMFYEIGIGDDIDVNVVGCDLFHGGSKGVAEGTKSRLIGTFDNLIAALESGNEKAVGDVIADIDTEIENILRVLSAVGARTNRLELTSNRLDDDYINFTKLMSKNEDVDLAEAIMHWTNEMNVYNAALAVGAKVIQPTLVDFLL; this comes from the coding sequence ATGCGTATTACAAATAACATGCTCATTAATAACATGCTGTCGAATTTAAGCAATAGTCTGAACAGAGTCAGTAAATATCAGAATCAGGTGGCATCGAAGAAGAAAATAAGCCTTCCTTCCGATGATCCCATTGTGGCGTCCAGGGCGTTGAAACTCCGCACCGACGTTGCTGAGATTGAGCAGTACAAAAGAAATGTCGATGACGCGGAATCATGGATGGAGATTACCGAGACGACGATTATGCAAATAGAAAACGTAATGCAGCGGGCCAGGGAACTGACCGTTGACGCTGCCAACGGAACCAAAACGCCGGAGGACATGGCCAAGATCAAGGCCGAGATTGAACAGCTGAAAGCGCAAATGATCCAGCTGGCAAACACCACATATTCAGGAAGATATATTTTCTCGGGATTTAAAACCGATAAAGCCCTGCTGGATGAACAGGGCAATTTCCTGATTGAGGTTTCGGATGATGAGAAGATGTTTTATGAGATAGGCATAGGGGATGACATAGACGTCAATGTTGTAGGATGCGATCTGTTCCATGGCGGAAGCAAGGGAGTTGCGGAAGGAACAAAAAGCCGTCTGATCGGCACTTTTGACAATCTTATTGCCGCGCTTGAGTCAGGCAATGAAAAAGCGGTAGGGGATGTAATTGCCGATATCGACACTGAAATAGAAAACATTTTAAGGGTTCTTTCCGCCGTGGGCGCAAGGACGAACAGGCTTGAGCTTACATCCAACAGGCTGGACGACGATTATATCAACTTCACGAAACTGATGAGCAAAAACGAAGACGTGGATTTGGCCGAGGCAATTATGCATTGGACAAACGAAATGAATGTATACAACGCTGCGCTGGCAGTAGGCGCAAAGGTAATTCAGCCCACCCTGGTGGATTTCCTGCTCTGA
- a CDS encoding HD-GYP domain-containing protein produces MKKVAVDDLKPGMKLAKDIILDDGRFLLLKGFTLKKRFLEKIRLYNIPYVYVEDDSEETEYVSEEKIYSETFHTIKNIMQAVREGSDIDVDSVKKTICQIICRIINNDSVFMNLTGIRDIDNYTYLHSVDVCIYSIIAGKNMNLPMELLNNLALGAILHDIGKCKVPLEILNKPARLTDSEYEIVKKHSEYGYEILTKTSGLNEEIAKIALNHHEHWNGNGYPRGLKGEEIDLLSRIVAIADVYDALTANRVYRKRFMPHEAAEYIIANSGTQFDPQIVNVFIQSISVYPPDIIVMLNTGEIARVLETKGPPSIRPKVMVITRKEGPPVFEPYEVDLSKNPEYNIVDIIS; encoded by the coding sequence ATGAAAAAAGTAGCTGTAGATGATCTTAAGCCGGGAATGAAACTGGCAAAGGATATTATCCTGGACGACGGCCGGTTCCTGCTTCTTAAGGGGTTTACGCTAAAAAAACGGTTTCTTGAAAAAATTCGTCTTTACAACATTCCATATGTTTATGTTGAGGATGACAGCGAAGAAACTGAATATGTAAGCGAAGAAAAGATATACTCGGAAACATTCCACACCATCAAGAACATCATGCAGGCCGTCCGTGAGGGCAGCGACATTGACGTGGATTCGGTAAAAAAGACCATATGCCAGATTATATGCAGAATAATAAATAACGACAGCGTTTTTATGAACCTGACGGGTATACGTGACATCGACAATTACACTTACCTGCATTCGGTGGATGTTTGCATCTATTCGATAATTGCCGGCAAAAACATGAACCTGCCGATGGAATTGCTCAACAATCTCGCCCTCGGGGCAATACTCCACGACATAGGAAAATGCAAAGTACCCCTGGAAATTCTGAATAAACCCGCAAGACTTACCGACAGCGAATACGAGATTGTCAAAAAACATTCCGAATACGGCTATGAAATACTGACCAAAACTTCAGGCCTGAATGAGGAAATTGCAAAAATAGCACTGAACCATCATGAACACTGGAACGGCAACGGATACCCCAGAGGTCTTAAAGGCGAAGAAATTGATTTATTGTCCCGTATTGTCGCCATTGCCGATGTTTATGACGCCCTTACTGCAAACCGCGTTTACAGGAAGAGATTCATGCCTCACGAAGCGGCGGAATATATAATCGCCAATTCCGGAACCCAGTTTGATCCGCAGATTGTAAACGTGTTTATCCAAAGCATTTCGGTATACCCGCCCGATATTATAGTTATGCTGAACACGGGCGAAATTGCGAGGGTTCTGGAAACAAAAGGCCCTCCTTCCATCAGGCCGAAAGTAATGGTTATTACCCGGAAAGAAGGGCCTCCTGTATTTGAACCTTACGAAGTGGATCTGTCAAAAAACCCTGAGTATAATATAGTAGACATAATAAGTTAA
- a CDS encoding flagellar protein FlgN, producing the protein MIDAVWTDNLIRVLELENKFYAQILEEAEKKTDIIVKGDVQALEETTIREQKIVKELEKLNSAREQIVVQIARKLGKKPAEVTASCLAEILPEDKAKKLLSVRDSLRETIEKLKARNDTNQKLLENAIEYINFSLNLYMQPAPQTTQYGRKGAEKQINGGSVLDIKY; encoded by the coding sequence ATGATAGACGCGGTTTGGACCGATAACCTGATAAGGGTTCTGGAACTGGAAAATAAATTTTACGCTCAGATTCTGGAAGAAGCTGAGAAAAAAACCGATATTATTGTAAAAGGCGATGTGCAGGCTCTTGAGGAGACCACAATAAGGGAACAGAAGATTGTTAAGGAACTGGAAAAGCTCAACAGCGCAAGGGAACAGATTGTGGTGCAGATTGCAAGAAAACTTGGGAAAAAGCCCGCGGAAGTCACTGCATCCTGCTTGGCTGAAATATTGCCCGAGGATAAGGCAAAGAAGCTTTTGAGCGTAAGGGACAGTCTGAGGGAAACAATTGAAAAATTAAAGGCGCGGAATGATACTAACCAGAAACTGCTGGAGAATGCGATAGAGTACATAAATTTTTCATTGAACCTTTACATGCAGCCAGCTCCGCAAACCACGCAGTATGGCAGAAAGGGCGCTGAAAAGCAGATAAACGGCGGAAGCGTGCTGGATATTAAGTACTGA
- the flgK gene encoding flagellar hook-associated protein FlgK, which produces MSGSSFFGIDIATRGLYSAQRGLATVNHNIGNITTPGFSRQVLEQRAARPILMANGTGMLGTGSEVIGVKRVRDEYLDVKYRTEAQYLGEWDVKQALLEELQVIYNEPSESGFNTVLNEFYDSLQRLSTDPSNPSTRAALKEKAVMLTKYFNSVAAHFEYMQNDINEIIYAKVQEINSLADQIAKLNQQIYSYEVSGNVANDLRDQRGYLVDKLARLINIEAYEVSYGKLPNGQDDMRFVITISGKALVDHNKVSYLTTIQRENKLNEEDIPDLYEVAWADGNRLVVKSGELKGYLDVRDGNEGLNGSSGFRGIPYYMRKLNEFVRTFALTFNEGLIDINGDGVVEDVMGHVDGYKLNSKEGDSAAGIRFFTMFDENGKPMSSEDFAKLGGGDIEEMYRHITAKNFSISSEIYEDPTNNICISSAPGEVGNFEVLRSLIDMRHNPYMFREGSPEDYIKTVISCVGVDGQLAMHYLNNQTAITQQIDNRRESVSGVSVNEEMSNLVRYQHAYKAAAKMIQTYDEILDVLVNRLGV; this is translated from the coding sequence ATGAGCGGTTCAAGCTTTTTCGGAATAGACATAGCCACAAGAGGCCTTTACAGCGCGCAGCGCGGGCTTGCAACGGTAAACCACAACATAGGCAATATAACCACTCCCGGATTTTCACGTCAGGTACTGGAACAGAGGGCGGCAAGGCCAATCCTTATGGCCAACGGTACCGGAATGCTTGGAACGGGTTCTGAAGTTATCGGAGTTAAACGGGTGCGGGACGAGTATCTGGATGTCAAATACCGCACAGAAGCCCAGTACCTCGGCGAATGGGATGTAAAGCAGGCCCTACTTGAGGAACTGCAGGTAATATACAATGAACCGTCTGAAAGTGGTTTCAATACCGTCCTTAATGAATTTTACGACAGTCTGCAGCGGCTTTCCACCGACCCGTCAAACCCGTCAACCCGTGCGGCGCTGAAGGAAAAAGCCGTTATGCTTACAAAATATTTCAACAGCGTAGCGGCGCATTTTGAGTACATGCAGAATGACATAAACGAAATCATTTACGCGAAGGTACAGGAAATAAACTCTCTGGCCGATCAGATTGCGAAACTGAATCAGCAGATTTACAGTTATGAAGTGTCCGGAAATGTCGCAAATGACCTGAGGGATCAGAGAGGGTATCTTGTGGACAAGCTGGCCAGACTGATAAACATTGAGGCCTATGAAGTAAGCTACGGGAAACTCCCGAACGGGCAGGATGACATGCGGTTTGTGATAACAATAAGCGGAAAGGCCCTTGTTGACCACAACAAAGTTTCGTACCTTACCACAATACAGCGGGAAAACAAACTCAACGAAGAAGATATACCCGACCTGTATGAGGTGGCCTGGGCTGACGGGAACAGGCTGGTGGTAAAATCGGGAGAACTTAAGGGATATCTGGATGTTCGGGACGGTAACGAAGGCCTGAACGGAAGCAGTGGTTTCAGAGGAATTCCTTATTATATGAGAAAGTTGAATGAATTTGTACGGACATTTGCGCTTACATTCAATGAAGGGCTTATAGATATTAACGGCGACGGCGTTGTCGAAGACGTAATGGGCCATGTTGACGGATACAAACTGAATTCAAAGGAAGGGGATTCTGCCGCCGGTATCAGATTTTTCACGATGTTTGACGAGAACGGCAAGCCGATGAGCAGCGAGGATTTCGCCAAACTGGGCGGCGGGGACATTGAAGAGATGTACAGGCATATCACCGCAAAGAATTTTTCGATCAGCAGTGAAATATATGAGGACCCGACAAACAACATATGCATATCGTCAGCGCCCGGTGAGGTTGGCAACTTCGAGGTTCTGAGATCGCTGATAGACATGCGGCATAATCCGTACATGTTCAGGGAAGGAAGCCCGGAGGATTACATAAAAACCGTAATATCATGTGTTGGCGTTGACGGTCAGCTGGCAATGCATTATTTAAACAACCAGACTGCCATAACCCAGCAGATAGACAACAGAAGGGAGTCGGTATCGGGCGTTTCGGTTAATGAAGAAATGAGCAATCTGGTTCGGTACCAGCACGCTTATAAGGCAGCGGCGAAAATGATTCAGACATATGACGAAATACTGGATGTTCTTGTAAACAGGCTTGGAGTTTAA